The genomic interval TAATATGGATTTGCAGAAACATATAGATGATGGCTATTTGAAATTTCATGCATCACGTCCTACACTGAACGGATTGGAAATGCATTTGGTAGCTATCCACAAAATGATCAGGGAATTTAAACCCAGTGTCGTCATACTCGACCCGATCACTAACCTGATCACGGTAGGATCGGTCAGTGAAGTGAAAAGTCTGCTGATCAGGCTCATTGATTTTTTACAGGCAGAACAAGTAACTGTGATGTTCACCGCTTTGACACTGAACGACAACGTTACGGGACAAACAGACGAAAGTATTTCTTCTTTGGTGGATGCCTGGCTTTTGGTAAGAGATGTTGAATTTAATGGAGAGCGTAACAGGGGACTCTATGTAATGAAATCCAGAGGAATGAAACACTCCAATCAGGTAAGAGAATTTGTAATATCTGATGCCGGCCTGGAATTAGTAGATGTATACCTTGGTCCGGAAGGCGTGCTTACAGGCTCTGCCAGAGAGACACAGCAGCTGCATGAACAAACAGGCGTCGTGTTAAGGGAACATGCAGTTTCGAGAAAAGACCGTGAAATCCAGCGCAAACGATCTTTACTGGAAGGGAAAATAGCTAATCTTAAAGAGGAGTTTGAGTCATTCCAGGAAGAACTTAATAAAACTTATATTGAAGAAGAGCTGAGAAAAGAAGTAATGGATAAAAATCGCTCACAACTGACCAGCAACCGCGGGGGAAACACTGGAACAGACAAGAATTATTAAATAACTATTTGAACAGAATGCAGGATAGTAGTGAAATATGGGAATTGAGATTGTATGTTGCTGGTAAAACTGTCAAATCAGTTACAGCGCTTACAAATCTTAAAAGATATTGCGAGGAACATTTAAAGGACAAATATATTATTGAAGTTATTGACCTGCTTGTAGAACCTCAACTGGCAGAAGGAGATCAGATTTTTGCGATCCCAACCTTGGTTAAGAAAGTTCCCGAGCCCATAAGGAAAATAATTGGCGATTTATCAAACGAAGAAAAAGTACTTGTAGGATTAAACATTCGTCCTGCAAAAATATAAAATGGAGCAAAATACAGAGATAGCGTCGGGCAACGATCCGGATGATAACAGTCATCCGTATGTCTTACGTTTATTTGTGAAGGGCGCTTCAACAAATTCTCTTAAGGCAATTAATAACATTAAAGAAGTATGTGAGAAATACCTGAGCGGTAATTATTCTCTTGAAATAATAGATGTTCACCAGCAAAAATCAATTGCTGAAAAAGAAAATATTATTGCTTTGCCCTTACTGATTAAAAGTTTTCCTTATCCGGAACGAAGAATGGTTGGCGATATGTCAGACACGCCAAGAGTGCTTAAAGGACTAGG from Dyadobacter sp. NIV53 carries:
- the kaiC gene encoding circadian clock protein KaiC; translation: MTGEKGDGSLTRHGLEEYVSDCVILLDHRVSNKISTRLLRIVKYRGSVHGTNEYPFLIDKDGISVLPVTSLLLQHEVSSERVSSGIAGLDNMLGLKGFFKGSSILVSGTAGTGKTSISGCFANETCNRKERCIYFAFEESPNQIIRNMLSINMDLQKHIDDGYLKFHASRPTLNGLEMHLVAIHKMIREFKPSVVILDPITNLITVGSVSEVKSLLIRLIDFLQAEQVTVMFTALTLNDNVTGQTDESISSLVDAWLLVRDVEFNGERNRGLYVMKSRGMKHSNQVREFVISDAGLELVDVYLGPEGVLTGSARETQQLHEQTGVVLREHAVSRKDREIQRKRSLLEGKIANLKEEFESFQEELNKTYIEEELRKEVMDKNRSQLTSNRGGNTGTDKNY
- a CDS encoding circadian clock KaiB family protein: MQDSSEIWELRLYVAGKTVKSVTALTNLKRYCEEHLKDKYIIEVIDLLVEPQLAEGDQIFAIPTLVKKVPEPIRKIIGDLSNEEKVLVGLNIRPAKI
- a CDS encoding circadian clock KaiB family protein; its protein translation is MEQNTEIASGNDPDDNSHPYVLRLFVKGASTNSLKAINNIKEVCEKYLSGNYSLEIIDVHQQKSIAEKENIIALPLLIKSFPYPERRMVGDMSDTPRVLKGLGISN